Proteins from a single region of Plasmodium brasilianum strain Bolivian I chromosome 13, whole genome shotgun sequence:
- a CDS encoding mitogen-activated protein kinase 1 — translation MGKEEEKEQKDEIDRNVLRKYDIIKRIGKGAYGIVFKGRCKKNKKIVAVKKIFGAFQNSTDAQRTYREIMFLYQLNGHDNIIKLMDVMKAKNDNDIYLVFDYMETDLHEVIRADLLEEIHKKYIIYQLLRALKYIHSGLLLHRDIKPSNILLNAECHIKVADFGLARSISTEVNENKIPVLTDYVATRWYRAPEILLGSTNYTEGVDMWSLGCIMAELAIGKPLFRGNSTMNQLERIIEITGKPNKKDIEDIKSPFAETIISSFVNIKKRNFSDIFHKVSKDSLDLLQKMLQFNPSKRISAENALKHKYVEQFHFLIDEPVCRRIVTIPVDDSTKFKVNFYRNIVYSDIMRRKKCYAYQQPLGNGHSKRGPSLLANSRGKMSQAEQVCQGKVAHEGKEAEEAEEVEEVEKVEEVEEVEEVEKVEEVEEVEEVEEVEEVNESNRAKEAEGVVVEDASEEEAGQGNKDIRRDILGTSVTTGTAVTATTATSRNNKWSSKKTNNKMKFSESSNAVYSKNYEHMNMKKQTYSHADKKCHNKKGLKHKEMKNIKISSEKEKAEAYCDSSLHKYNEMSAPQSNEKYYYEHNTIENKNNRRADLFYYKALKSMNMEGKDRRRTSINNGVVGSMANRQNFDKPYAKGRMVIENVNRGVIKCGGRHVDRSGSKNVDKSGCKKKDRSYLANFNDMNRRKHEHPISQDTSSSKNRYKVNCEWDENKMKETRKGNFCMTYYYDLTDEKHQTNKKKSG, via the coding sequence ATGGGaaaggaagaagaaaaagagcAGAAAGACGAGATAGACAGGAATGTGTTAAGGAAGTAtgacataataaaaagaataggGAAGGGAGCGTACGGAATAGTATTTAAAGGAAGATGtaagaagaataaaaagattGTAGCAGTGAAAAAGATATTTGGAGCATTTCAAAATTCAACAGATGCTCAAAGGACATATCGAGAAATCATGTTTTTGTATCAACTTAATGGAcatgataatataataaaattaatggaTGTAATGAAAgcaaaaaatgataatgatatatatttagtattTGATTATATGGAAACAGATTTACATGAAGTAATAAGAGCAGATTTATTAGAagaaattcataaaaaatatattatatatcagTTATTAAGggcattaaaatatatacattcaggtttattattacatagaGATATTAAACcatcaaatatattactaaatGCTGAATGTCATATAAAGGTGGCAGATTTTGGATTAGCTAGAAGTATATCAACAGAAgttaatgaaaacaaaattcCCGTTTTAACAGATTATGTAGCTACAAGATGGTATAGAGCACCAGAGATTTTGTTAGGTAGTACTAATTATACAGAAGGTGTAGATATGTGGTCTCTAGGTTGTATTATGGCTGAACTGGCAATAGGAAAGCCATTATTTAGAGGTAATTCTACAATGAATCAATTAGAAAGAATTATAGAAATCACTGGAAaaccaaataaaaaagatattgaAGATATTAAATCCCCATTTGCCGAAACGATTATATCATCTTTcgttaatattaaaaaaagaaatttttcaGATATATTCCATAAAGTTTCTAAAGATTCGTTAGATCTACTCCAAAAGATGTTACAATTTAATCCTTCTAAACGTATAAGTGCAGAAAATGCACTAAAACATAAATACGTTGAGCAATTCCACTTTCTTATTGATGAACCTGTGTGCAGGAGAATTGTTACAATTCCAGTTGATGATAGCACAAAATTTAAAGTCAATTTTTATCGAAATATTGTCTATAGTGATATCATGCGAAGGAAAAAGTGTTATGCGTATCAGCAGCCCTTAGGTAATGGTCACTCTAAAAGGGGACCTAGTCTCTTGGCCAATTCGAGGGGCAAAATGAGTCAGGCTGAACAGGTATGCCAGGGGAAAGTAGCGCACGAAGGAAAAGAAGCAGAAGAAGCggaagaagtggaagaagtggaaaaagtggaagaagtggaagaagtggaagaagtggaaaaagtggaagaagtggaagaagtggaagaagtggaagaagtggaagaagtAAACGAGTCAAACAGAGCAAAAGAGGCAGAGGGGGTCGTAGTGGAAGATGCATCGGAGGAAGAGGCGGGTCAAGGAAATAAGGATATCAGAAGAGATATTTTAGGAACCTCTGTGACGACAGGTACAGCAGTAACCGCCACTACTGCCACCAGTAGAAATAACAAATGGAGCTCGAAAAAAACgaataacaaaatgaaattcTCTGAATCGTCTAATGCAGTTTATTCAAAGaattatgaacatatgaATATGAAGAAACAAACTTATTCCCATGCAGATAAGAAATGTCATAATAAAAAGGGGTTGAAACAtaaggaaatgaaaaatattaaaattagtaGTGAAAAGGAGAAAGCAGAAGCTTACTGTGATAGTTCGTTACATAAATACAATGAAATGTCTGCCCCTCAGTCGAACGAGAAATACTACTATGAGCATAATAccattgaaaataaaaataatagaagagctgaccttttttattataaagcTCTTAAAAGTATGAACATGGAAGGTAAGGATAGAAGAAGAACATCTATCAATAACGGTGTTGTAGGCTCGATGGCGAACAGGCAGAATTTTGATAAGCCATATGCGAAGGGGAGAATGGTGATAGAGAACGTAAACAGGGGTGTTATCAAGTGTGGAGGAAGACATGTGGACAGGAGTGGCAGTAAAAATGTGGATAAAAGTGgatgcaaaaaaaaggatcGAAGTTATTTAGCTAACTTTAACGATATGAATAGAAGAAAACACGAGCACCCCATTTCGCAAGATACTTCATCTAGTAAGAACAGATATAAAGTAAATTGCGAATGGgatgaaaacaaaatgaaagaaaCGCGAAAAGGTAACTTTTGTATgacatattattatgatcTAACTGATGAAAAACATCaaacgaataaaaaaaaaagcgggtga
- a CDS encoding succinate--CoA ligase [ADP-forming] subunit beta yields MISVKSKTKFMMDLRRYISYSIWNLGSKLSSNKRNHFSFFFLDKKYLSIHEYLSIDLLRFHNIPCPQGYPAKTPEEAEEKALELQNACGDIDIVVKAQILSGGRGVGYFKENNFQGGVHICRNSTEVKEISSKMLNNTLVTKQTGDEGKKCNTVFICERFYIRKERYVAFTLDRTSNSIMLLGSKVGGSSIEEINKKDKNAIYKMSIDIKNGLTNGQSREFCEKIGFKNIELNIVTDMVINLYKIFKQYDCTLLEINPLSETNDGRVLCCDAKLNFDDNAEYRQKEIFQKRDLSQEDSIEIQARKHNLNYVSLNGNIACMVNGAGLAMATLDLIVLHNGSPSNFLDVGGSATEEEISEALKIINNNEKAKVCFINILGGIMRCDIIAKGIINAMKQVEYKKPLIIRLEGTNEQEAEKLIKESNLSCILCQDMNAAAEKSVAMANIIEIANRSNINAFNVDSLPLTPCSIDSNVHYKLHNKHGEKNCNRYLNSMYNWGSRINNWGNRINNWGNRKNN; encoded by the exons ATGATTTCGGTAAAAAGTAAGACAAAATTTATGATGGATCTGCGCAGGTATATAAGTTATAGCATATGGAATTTAGGAAGTAAATTAAGTAGTAATAAGAGAAaccatttttcttttttttttttggataaaaaatatttaagtatacATGAGTATTTATCTATAGATTTATTGcgttttcataatattccATGCCCTCAAGGGTATCCTGCAAAGACCCCAGAAGAAGCAGAAGAAAAAGCACTGGAGTTACAAAATGCTTGTggagatatagatatagtaGTAAAAGCACAAATATTAAGTGGAGGAAGAGGGGTAGGTTATTTTAAGGAAAACAATTTCCAAGGaggtgtacatatatgtaggAACAGTACAGAAGTTAAAGAGATTTCATCAAAAATGTTGAATAACACACTTGTAACTAAGCAGACAGGAGATGAAggcaaaaaatgtaatactgtatttatatgtgaaaGGTTTTATATAAGGAAAGAAAGATATGTAGCTTTCACGTTAGATCGAACTTCTAATAGTATTATGTTATTAGGATCAAAAGTAGGTGGATCTTCCATAgaagaaattaataaaaaagataaaaacgCTATTTATAAGATGAGTatagatattaaaaatggaTTAACAAATGGTCAGTCAAGAGAATTTTGTGAGAAAATAGGattcaaaaatattgaacTGAATATTGTTACTGATATGGTAATAAatctatataaaatttttaaacaatACGATTGTACATTATTGGAAATTAATCCATTATCAGAAACAAATGATGGAAGAGTTCTATGTTGTGATGCTAAACTAAACTTCGATGATAATGCAGAATATAgacaaaaagaaattttccaaaaaagAGATTTATCACAAGAAGATTCGATAGAAATTCAAGCAAGGaaacataatttaaattatgtatcACTAAATGGAAATATTGCATGTATGGTTAATGGTGCAGGATTAGCAATGGCAACACTCGATCTAATAGTTTTACATAACGGTTCACCATCTAACTTTTTAGATGTAGGCGGTAGTGCAACTGAAGAAGAAATTTCGGAGGctctaaaaattattaataataatgaaaaagcaAAAGTTTGTTTTATCAACATTCTGGGTGGAATCATGCGGTGTGATATTATTGCCAAGGGTATTATTAATGCAATGAAACAAgtggaatataaaaaaccaCTTATTATAAGGTTAGAAGGCACAAATGAACAAGAAGccgaaaaattaattaaagagTCGAATCTCAGCTGCATCTTATGTCAAGATATGAATGCAGCTGCTGAAAAAAGCGTAGCCATGGCaaatataatagaaatagCCAACCGGTCCAACATTAAT GCCTTTAACGTGGATTCACTGCCTCTTACCCCCTGTTCAATTGATAGCAATGTG CATTACAAACTGCACAATAAACATggagaaaaaaattgtaatcgGTATTTAAACAGCATGTACAATTGGGGCAGTCGCATTAACAATTGGGGCAATCGCATTAACAATTGGGGCAATCGCAAGAACAACTAG
- a CDS encoding syntaxin codes for MHEHVQEENCMNGENWKRGENSKRGENSKGGKLKCENGKERKHSDDLKKKKKKRGDSFLVHSEEKTDWGDDASTICPMEDDISIEKANIFSRIINNNKTNEYNVYFKDIEKNVDENTPLFHSVSRLSTSTQLDATTQLDETNPLNTYLLTVNDINMNIANIYKNIDKINVIKRKIDLNIYDNEKLYTKVNVIINSSEEIINYIKIKINQINKDNENFEKGNNSGSSSHSSCGSRSSTMLSEIKLRVNIFIDVVNKYKCCINKYKNICNHYYEHVNKNIMKHYKLIHPNISDHSIHKLLKQSNYTIEDFLNINNTCYNNNMYCTDIEQIQIEKVKEKYKQLKKLEKNISSLNELYIELAYVIKKRKNIINDIENNTFQMKEYTDDALLNIIEAKRYNALIKQKIVYFSVFLLIIAFIILCPVFFNVALF; via the coding sequence ATGCATGAACATGTGCAGGAAGAAAATTGCATGAATGGAGAAAATTGGAAGAGGGGAGAAAACTCGAAGAGGGGAGAAAACTCGAAGGGCGGAAAATTAAAGTGtgaaaatggaaaagaaagaaaacaTAGTGATgatctgaaaaaaaaaaaaaaaaaaaggggagaTTCATTCTTGGTACATAGTGAAGAGAAAACGGATTGGGGGGATGATGCATCTACTATATGTCCAATGGAAGATGACATAAGTATAGAGAAAGCAAACATTTTTAgtagaataataaataataacaaaaccaatgaatataatgtttattttaaagatattGAAAAGAATGTAGATGAAAACACACCACTGTTTCATAGTGTAAGCAGGTTAAGTACGTCAACCCAGTTGGACGCTACAACCCAGTTAGACGAAACAAACCCGTTAAACACTTACCTCCTAACAGTGAACGACATCAACATGAACATtgcaaatatttacaaaaatattgacAAGATCaatgttataaaaagaaaaattgacTTGAACATATATGATAATGAAAAGCTGTACACGAAAGTGAACGTTATAATTAACAGTTCGgaagaaataattaattatattaagataaaaattaatcaaaTAAATAAGGACAATGAGAATTTTGAAAAGGGTAATAATAGTGGTAGTAGTAGCCATAGTAGCTGTGGCAGCCGTAGTAGTACCATGCTTAGCGAAATAAAATTACGagttaatatattcattgatgtagtaaataaatataaatgttgtattaataaatataaaaatatttgcaatcattattatgaacatgttaataaaaatattatgaaacaTTACAAATTAATCCATCCAAATATAAGTGATCAtagtatacataaattattaaaacaaaGTAATTACACCATTGAagattttcttaatattaataatacttgctataacaataatatgtATTGTACAGATATAGAGCAAATACaaatagaaaaagtaaaagaaaaatacaaacagctaaaaaaattggagaaaaatatttcctcattaaatgaattatacaTCGAACTAGCATATgttataaagaaaagaaaaaatataatcaatgatattgaaaataatacattcCAGATGAAGGAATACACAGATGATGCACTACTAAATATAATCGAGGCAAAAAGATATAACGCATTAATTAAGCAAAAAATTGTCTATTTCAGTGTATTCCTGCTAATAATTGCCTTCATTATTCTTTGCCCCGTATTCTTCAATGTTGCTCTGTTCTAG
- a CDS encoding 60S ribosomal protein L14 has protein sequence MPRVELTEEEKLNLTKKNLLFKRFVEPGRLCLVEYGPYAGKLCFVIDIVTLTRVIVDGGFVTGVPRMIMPLKRLKLLKERIKIKKNCKSGYLRKTINSTKILESFKESNLGKKIIVKKKRDLATDYERFQVYYARRALKKKIASLIIKKNTMKKKGGISNKEKTKKVNKTAAKKK, from the exons ATGCCACGTGTCGAATTAACAGAAGAAGAGAAATTGAACTTAACGAAAAAAAACCTACTATTCAAAAGGTTTGTTGAGCCGGGAAGATTATGCCTTGTTGAATATGGTCCCTATGCGGGAAAg ttGTGCTTTGTCATTGATATCGTAACTCTAACTAGAGTTATTGTCGATGGAGGATTTGTAACCGG TGTACCTAGAATGATTATGCCATTGAAAAGACTAAAGTTATTAAAggaaagaattaaaataaaaaaaaactgcaAAAGTGGGTATTTGagaaaaacaataaatagcACTAAAATATTAGAATCATTTAAGGAATCTAATCttgggaaaaaaataatagtaaaaaaaaaaagagaccTAGCTACAGATTATGAAAGATTTCAGGTATATTATGCCAGGagagctttaaaaaaaaaaatagcttccttaattattaaaaaaaacacaatgaaaaaaaagggtgGTATAAGTAATAAGGAGAAAactaaaaaagttaataaaaCTGCAGccaagaaaaaataa